The Astyanax mexicanus isolate ESR-SI-001 chromosome 7, AstMex3_surface, whole genome shotgun sequence genome has a window encoding:
- the plek gene encoding pleckstrin — protein sequence MEPSTIREGYLVKKGTVLNSWKAVWVVLADDGIEFYKKKTDSSPKGMIPLKGATLTSPCQDFNKRMFVFKLSMTKKQDHFFQATHLEERELWVKDIKRAITCLQGGKRFARKSTRKSIRLPETVNLSELYTLMKDQDSGVKEMKLEKDKKLFNHCFTGSTVVDWLVSQGKVRNRAEGLMLATGLLNEGFLQPAGDVSKEAAESGAESVALDQPDALYYFADSGFFCEGYSSDEDVIVKEEFRGAIVKQGCLLKQGHRRKNWKVRKFILRDDPAYIHYYDPAKGEDDPLGSIHLRGSVVTAVDYVPDAKRHEVEGNLFEIITSDEIHYYVQAATAEERNDWIKAIQVVAKSGK from the exons ATGGAGCCCAGCACCATCCGGGAGGGATACCTGGTGAAAAAG GGTACTGTGCTGAATTCATGGAAAGCAGTGTGGGTGGTCTTAGCAGATGATGGAATAGAGTTTTATAAAAAGAAGACGGACAGCAGTCCCAAAGGCATGATTCCATTAAAAGGAGCCACACTGACCAGCCCGTGTCAGGACTTCAACAAGAGAATG TTTGTGTTTAAGCTGAGCATGACGAAGAAGCAGGACCATTTCTTCCAAGCTACTCACCTGGAGGAAAGAGAGCTGTGGGTCAAAGACATCAAAAGAGCCATCACCTGTTTACAGGGGGGCAAGAGGTTCGCCAGGAAGTCCACCCGGAAGTCCATACGATTACCTGAAACAGTTAATCTGAG CGAGCTGTATACGTTGATGAAAGACCAAGACTCAGGAGTTAAAGAGATGAAGCTGGAAAAAGATAAGAAACTCTTCAATCACTGCTTCACTG GCAGCACTGTGGTGGACTGGCTGGTCTCTCAGGGGAAGGTCAGGAACCGGGCAGAGGGGCTGATGCTGGCCACAGGGCTGCTGAACGAGGGCTTCCTGCAGCCTGCTGGAGACGTCTCCAAAGAAGCCGCTGAAAGTGGAGCCGAGTCGGTGGCGCTGGACCAGCCTGATGCACTTTACTACTTT GCTGATAGCGGATTCTTCTGTGAAGGATACTCCAGTGACGAGGACGTGATAGTGAAGGAAGAGTTCAGAGGGGCCATAGTGAAACAGGGCTGTCTGCTGAAACAG GGCCACCGAAGAAAAAACTGGAAGGTGAGGAAGTTTATCCTAAGGGACGATCCTGCGTACATCCACTACTACGACCCCGCTAAG GGTGAGGACGATCCTCTTGGCTCCATTCATTTGCGTGGATCCGTCGTAACTGCAGTGGATTATGTGCCTGACG CTAAAAGGCATGAGGTTGAGGGGAATCTGTTCGAAATCATCACTTCAGATGAGATACACTACTACGTGCAGGCGGCGACAGCTGAGGAGCGCAACGACTGGATCAAAGCCATTCAGGTGGTGGCAAAGTCTGGAAAATAA